The following are from one region of the Mauremys reevesii isolate NIE-2019 linkage group 2, ASM1616193v1, whole genome shotgun sequence genome:
- the LOC120398706 gene encoding syntenin-1 isoform X1 yields the protein MSLYPSLEDLKVDKVIQAQTAFSSNPANPAILSEASAPIPQDGSLYPRLYPELSEYMGLSLNEEEVQKNLTMVAGTQSQGQQLVTRPSTMNYMVAPVTGNDVGIRRAEIKQGIREIIVCKDQDGKIGLRLKSIDNGIFVQLVQANSPASLAGLRFGDQVLQINGENCAGWSSEKSHKFLKQASGERISMIIRDRPFERTLTMHKDSTGHVGFIFKNGKVTSIVKDSSAARNGLLTEHNMCELNGQNVIGLKDSQIADILATAGNVVTITIMPSYIFEHIIKRMASGIMKSLMDHTIPEV from the exons ATGTCTCTCTATCCTTCTCTGGAAGATCTGAAAGTGGACAAGGTAATTCAG GCCCAGACTGCCTTTTCTTCAAACCCTGCCAATCCAGCAATTTTGTCTGAAGCCTCTGCTCCCATCCCTCAAGATGGAA GCCTCTATCCCAGACTATACCCAGAACTTTCTGAGTACATGGGTCTGAGTCTTAATGAAGAAGAGGTACagaaaaacttgacaatggttgcAGGTACACAATCTCAGGGG CAGCAGCTGGTAACAAGACCCTCCACTATGAATTATATGGTGGCTCCAGTAACTGGAAATGATGTTGGAATTCGCAGAGCAGAGATTAAACAAGGCATCCGTGAAATAATTGTATGTAAAGATCAGGATGGAAAAATTGGACTTCGTCTTAAATCTATAGACAAT GGTATATTTGTCCAGTTAGTACAAGCCAACTCTCCAGCATCTTTAGCCGGTCTGAGGTTTGGGGACCAAGTTCTGCAAATTAATGGTGAAAATTGTGCAGGATGGAGCTCTGAGAAATCCCATAAATTTCTCAAGCAGGCTTCAGGGGAGAGAATTTCGATGATCATTCGTGACAG GCCTTTTGAACGAACTCTTACTATGCATAAGGACAGCACAGGTCATGTTGGCTTCATATTCAAAAATGGAAAAGTAACCTCAATAGTAAAAGACAGTTCTGCTGCTAGAAATGGACTTCTTACAGAGCACAACATGTGTGAACTAAATGGCCAGAACGTAATTGGACTGAAG GACTCACAAATTGCAGACATATTGGCAACAGCCGGAAATGTTGTGACAATTACTATCATGCCTTCATACATCTTTGAACACATAATTAAGAG AATGGCTTCTGGCATCATGAAAAGTCTGATGGACCATACAATCCCTGAAGTCTAA
- the LOC120398706 gene encoding syntenin-1 isoform X2: MSLYPSLEDLKVDKVIQAQTAFSSNPANPAILSEASAPIPQDGSLYPRLYPELSEYMGLSLNEEEVQKNLTMVAGTQSQGQLVTRPSTMNYMVAPVTGNDVGIRRAEIKQGIREIIVCKDQDGKIGLRLKSIDNGIFVQLVQANSPASLAGLRFGDQVLQINGENCAGWSSEKSHKFLKQASGERISMIIRDRPFERTLTMHKDSTGHVGFIFKNGKVTSIVKDSSAARNGLLTEHNMCELNGQNVIGLKDSQIADILATAGNVVTITIMPSYIFEHIIKRMASGIMKSLMDHTIPEV, translated from the exons ATGTCTCTCTATCCTTCTCTGGAAGATCTGAAAGTGGACAAGGTAATTCAG GCCCAGACTGCCTTTTCTTCAAACCCTGCCAATCCAGCAATTTTGTCTGAAGCCTCTGCTCCCATCCCTCAAGATGGAA GCCTCTATCCCAGACTATACCCAGAACTTTCTGAGTACATGGGTCTGAGTCTTAATGAAGAAGAGGTACagaaaaacttgacaatggttgcAGGTACACAATCTCAGGGG CAGCTGGTAACAAGACCCTCCACTATGAATTATATGGTGGCTCCAGTAACTGGAAATGATGTTGGAATTCGCAGAGCAGAGATTAAACAAGGCATCCGTGAAATAATTGTATGTAAAGATCAGGATGGAAAAATTGGACTTCGTCTTAAATCTATAGACAAT GGTATATTTGTCCAGTTAGTACAAGCCAACTCTCCAGCATCTTTAGCCGGTCTGAGGTTTGGGGACCAAGTTCTGCAAATTAATGGTGAAAATTGTGCAGGATGGAGCTCTGAGAAATCCCATAAATTTCTCAAGCAGGCTTCAGGGGAGAGAATTTCGATGATCATTCGTGACAG GCCTTTTGAACGAACTCTTACTATGCATAAGGACAGCACAGGTCATGTTGGCTTCATATTCAAAAATGGAAAAGTAACCTCAATAGTAAAAGACAGTTCTGCTGCTAGAAATGGACTTCTTACAGAGCACAACATGTGTGAACTAAATGGCCAGAACGTAATTGGACTGAAG GACTCACAAATTGCAGACATATTGGCAACAGCCGGAAATGTTGTGACAATTACTATCATGCCTTCATACATCTTTGAACACATAATTAAGAG AATGGCTTCTGGCATCATGAAAAGTCTGATGGACCATACAATCCCTGAAGTCTAA